Proteins from a genomic interval of Gopherus evgoodei ecotype Sinaloan lineage chromosome 7, rGopEvg1_v1.p, whole genome shotgun sequence:
- the TSGA10IP gene encoding testis-specific protein 10-interacting protein, translated as MLGAHRRSMFTNACISPSLDSSARAPGTLYQKKGRVHLLGLLSDSLPQGEEVFNSDDGIVVLVRKGKRKGSLRDPPSGRRGSQAPQCKMQEPRVSDTSDGNQDSAPSAGRQRDVSEDTLLSNPAHSCTPDPLPHSPRPSFPFQWMWEEFSLNGRALLPVPSLDKVKKGEPRRAPNNSPRESDRPTMTDLQGRVDQRAGSSQGRSRNEGSRIKRAPQPSPSTLSSLYWKMEARSEVRKHQLQEERRHWLQLAQQLLSLEEAVSSPAWEAVASAQQLRARLRAEVLCLATEPQDPSPREHRRKGRGLAPKDKTRFQPIINQTIPDFETLHKRFQEQLEKRKVRAKLTICKPFHLHVASSSQHQPGDELRDWDQQQLRQLWSFHCGSQSCSEFDPLPSVPPTRASDKRQEATRLLLLEWERREKQEKRRAEQRRVKQQQVQREVAKCLAAYSPPGSLAQTTQRKREELRRLEQQRMAEYDAQLREIQERVESRPYLFERVMQTNARLAVERRFSQVLAALGIDERLLWRHAGRLAKGNTARTAGRATQRRSRSLS; from the exons ATGCTGGGGGCCCACCGCCGCTCCATGTTCACCAACGCCTGCATCAGCCCCTCCCTGGACTCCAGCGCCCGGGCACCTGGCACCCTGTAccagaagaaaggcagggtgcacCTGCTAGGGCTGCTCTCAGATTCTCTTCCCCAAGGG GAGGAGGTTTTCAATTCCGATGATGGAATCGTAGTCTtggtgaggaaagggaagaggaaggggTCACTCAGAGACCCCCCTTCAGGGAGAAGAGGCAGCCAGGCCCCACAGTGCAAGATGCAGGAGCCACGTGTGAGTGACACCTCTGATGGAAACCAGGACTCAGCCCCATCTGCAGGAAG GCAGAGAGACGTTTCTGAGGACACTCTTCTCTCCAATCCAGCTCACTCCTGCACCCCTGATCCCTTGCCCCACAGTCCCcgcccctccttccccttccagtGGATGTGGGAGGAATTCTCGCTCAACGGTCGTGCCCTCCTCCCAGTCCCTTCCCTGGATAAGGTCAAGAAGGGGGAGCCCCGCAGAGCCCCTAACAACTCCCCCCGTGAGAGTGATCGCCCGACAATGACAGATTTGCAGGGACGTGTAGACCAACGAGCTGGCAGCTCACAGGGGCGCAGCAGAAATgaggggagcaggatcaagcgagccccccagccttcccccagcacccTCTCTTCGCTGTATTGGAAGATGGAGGCCCGGAGCGAGGTCcgcaaacaccagctccaggaagaGCGGAGGCACTGGCTCCAACTGGCTCAGCAGCTGCTGAGTCTGGAAGAGGCTGTGTCCTCCCCTGCGTGGGAGGCGGTCGCCTCCGCCCAGCAGCTCCGGGCCAGGCTGAGAGCTGAGGTCCTGTGCCTGGCCACAGAGCCCCAGGACCCAAGCCCCAGGGAGCACAGAaggaagggcagggggttggcCCCCAAAGACAAGACCCGGTTCCAGCCCATCATCAACCAAACCATCCCCGACTTTGAGACACTCCACAAGAGGTTCCAGGAGCAGctggagaagaggaaagtgagAG CCAAGCTGACCATCTGCAAACCCTTCCACCTCCATGTGGCCAGCAGCTCTCAGCACCAGCCTGGGGACGAGCTCAGAGACTGGGATCAGCAACAGCTGCGCCAGCTCTGGAGCTTCCACTGCGGGTCCCAGTCCTGCTCAGAGTTCGACCCCCTACCTTCAGTGCCACCCACCAGAGCCTCTGACAAACGGCAGGAGGCCACCAG GCTGTTGCTGTTGGAGTGGGAGCGGCGGGAGAAGCAGGAGAAGAGGCGAGCAGAGCAGCGCCGAGTCAAGCAGCAGCAGGTGCAGAGGGAAGTGGCCAAGTGCCTGGCAGCCTACAGTCCCCCAGGCAGCTTGGCCCAGACCACgcaaaggaagagagaagagctgag GAGGTTGGAGCAGCAGCGCATGGCAGAGTACGATGCCCAGCTGCGGGAGATCCAAGAGAGAGTGGAGAGCCGGCCCTACCTCTTTGAGCGTGTCATGCag ACCAACGCCCGCCTGGCTGTGGAGCGGCGCTTCTCCCAGGTGCTGGCAGCACTGGGCATCGATGAGAGGCTGTTGTGGAGACATGCAGGGCGCCTGGCCAAGGGCAACACTGCCAGGACAGCCGGCAGAGCCACACAGAGGCGGTCACGGAGCCTCTCCTAG
- the LOC115654411 gene encoding N-acetyllactosaminide beta-1,3-N-acetylglucosaminyltransferase 2-like: protein MRLRYIKAYVWLSCVFVANVIVYTVVMLSRRPLSLQASGRSLFIGGHLRLWQHRDYHGLPLWDLLLLYMDRLENPILRNATSQFNLTLPGTCGESFHEASQRLADFSSYPSHLQAFILSMHCRDYPLLIGPADDEACPNGTQLLVAVRSQMANFDRRQAIRQTWGRTRLVRNVTVQTLFLLGKQGSEDGHPDLEALLELERQKNRDLLLWDFQDTFYNLSLKDILFLGWLRGHCPSVELIFLGDDDVFLRVETLVAYAGNFDTITSRSLFAGHVIQDAAPVHDCKHKYYVPESFYQGTYPPYLGGGGILCSRDVATRLYEASCHLPLFPISNIFLGLCLRELALVPVNHPGFWTFNMEAEGQEDLCAYKELILVDHRTPQDIIRLWRGLHDPALAC from the coding sequence ATGAGGCTTCGCTACATCAAAGCTTATGTCTGGCTGTCCTGCGTCTTTGTTGCCAACGTAATAGTCTACACTGTAGTGATGCTCTCAAGGAGGCCACTCAGTCTGCAGGCTTCAGGGAGATCACTCTTCATTGGGGGCCATTTGAGGCTGTGGCAGCACAGGGACTACCATGGCCTTCCTCTCTGGGACCTGTTGCTGCTCTACATGGACCGGTTGGAAAACCCCATACTGAGGAATGCCACATCCCAGTTCAACCTCACACTGCCAGGGACGTGTGGAGAGAGCTTCCATGAAGCCTCCCAGAGACTGGCAGATTTCTCCTCCTACCCTAGCCACCTCCAGGCTTTCATCCTCTCTATGCACTGCAGGGACTACCCGCTGCTAATTGGGCCAGCAGATGATGAGGCTTGCCCAAATGGGACCCAACTGCTGGTGGCTGTTAGGTCCCAGATGGCCAACTTTGACCGACGTCAAGCCATCCGGCAGACATGGGGCCGAACACGGCTGGTGAGGAATGTGACAGTGCAGACGCTCTTCCTGTTGGGCAAACAGGGTTCAGAGGATGGGCATCCAGATCTGGAGGCACTTCTAGAGCTGGAGAGGCAGAAAAACAGGGATCTCCTGCTTTGGGACTTCCAGGATACCTTCTACAATCTCAGCCTAAAGGACATCCTGTTCCTAGGGTGGCTGCGGGGCCACTGCCCCAGTGTAGAGTTGATCTTCCTGGGGGATGATGATGTCTTTCTTAGGGTGGAGACCCTAGTGGCTTATGCTGGGAACTTTGATACTATCACTAGCCGGAGCCTCTTTGCTGGCCATGTCATCCAGGATGCCGCCCCAGTCCATGACTGCAAACATAAGTACTATGTCCCTGAGTCCTTCTATCAGGGCACCTACCCACCCtatttggggggtggagggatccTTTGCTCACGGGATGTGGCCACCCGGCTCTACGAGGCCTCGTGCCACTTGCCCCTCTTCCCCATCAGCAACATCTTCCTGGGGCTCTGCCTGAGAGAGCTGGCACTGGTGCCAGTGAACCACCCTGGTTTTTGGACCTTCAACATGGAGGCTGAGGGACAGGAGGACTTGTGCGCTTACAAGGAACTCATCTTGGTGGATCACAGGACACCCCAGGATATCATCCGGCTGTGGCGAGGCCTGCATGACCCTGCTTTGGCCTGCTAG